One genomic window of Centroberyx gerrardi isolate f3 chromosome 15, fCenGer3.hap1.cur.20231027, whole genome shotgun sequence includes the following:
- the LOC139923381 gene encoding transmembrane protein 150A, which produces MVLWILLPISLALLSLVGTWTVYGLAFYFEHVCSLSNWEGDNFCRRNESTGCCNVPTISSSGTSSPENSLFTATISAGSFLFLVFSIFHHAHILERNAAQSMLSKFALVFGEVAAIGAFAAGNCNPHYLSLLHYLGAAISFLCICFYTVLLTALTGRCVLTGFEKFLYPIRIISTVLQIIVTICYTILFAQEEYWYIHLSAVFEWMLSVNLELFELSYAVEFCFFSSSMLSNLLGKPEEEKPLMLTMS; this is translated from the exons ATGGTCCTCTGGATTCTCCTCCCTATCTCGCTCGCCCTGCTGTCCCTCGTTGGAACCTGGACTGT ATATGGCCTTGCGTTCTACTTCGAACATGTGTGCTCCCTCAGCAACTG GGAGGGCGACAACTTCTGCAGAAGGAATGAATCCACCGGATGCTGCAACGTCCCCACCATAAG CTCAAGTGGAACCAGCTCACCAGAGAATTCCCTTTTCACCGCCACGATCAGCGCTGGCTCCTTTCTGT TTCTAGTGTTCTCCATTTTCCACCATGCTCACATCCTGGAGAGAAATGCTGCTCAGTCCATGCTGAGCAAGTTTGCGTTGGTCTTTGGTGAGGTGGCAGCCATCGGGGCCTTCGCAGCTGGAAACTGCAAT CCTCACTACCTGTCACTCCTGCACTACCTCGGAGCTGCCATTAGTTTCCTGTGCATCTGTTTCTACACTGTGCTGCTCACTGCGCTGACTGGGAGGTGTGTGCTGACAGGATTTGAGAAGTTTCTCTACCCAATACGCATAATCTCCACTGTACTCCAGATCATTGTCACCATCTGCT ACACTATTCTGTTTGCCCAGGAGGAATACTGGTACATTCACCTGTCTGCCGTGTTTGAGTGGATGCTCAGCGTCAACCTGGAGCTGTTTGAGCTCAGCTACGCTGTGGAGTtttgtttcttctcctcctccatgcttTCAAACCTGTTGGGCAAGCCAGAGGAAGAGAAGCCTTTGATGCTGACGATGTCCTGA
- the LOC139923398 gene encoding NFU1 iron-sulfur cluster scaffold homolog, mitochondrial: protein MAARMRWGLQQLLRSTNTSHFRFPVKSRSPYHTQCAGQSFRKVQLLPVTGATHFSMRHLSIQTQDTPNPRSLKFLPGKPVLGSGTLDFPSPSSADCSSLARGLFEIEGVKSVFFGPDFITVTKTDDDVEWTDIKRHALEAIAKFFESGDPITTGVAHHESSHSEDDDEVVSMIKELLDTRIRPTVQEDGGDVIFKGFEDGTVKLKLVGSCTGCPSSTVTLRNGIQNMLQFYIPEVDDVEQVEDEVDEINAKVFSELERKLQD from the exons atggcgGCGCGCATGAGATGGGGTCTTCAGCAGTTGCTCCGGTCAACAAATACCTCTCACTTTAG GTTTCCAGTCAAGTCCAGAAGCCCATACCACACACAGTGCGCTGGCCAGAGCTTCAGAAAAGTTCAGCTGCTGCCCGTGACAGGAGCCACACACTTCTCCA TGCGACACCTGTCCATCCAGACTCAAGATACTCCAAACCCTAGGAGCTTGAAGTTCCTCCCTGGTAAACCTGTCCTAGGAAGTGGGACCCTGGACTTTCCCTCTCCGAGCTCGGCCGACTGTTCATCCTTAGCCAG GGGCCTCTTTGAAATCGAAGGAGTAAAAAGTGTTTTCTTCGGCCCTGACTTCATAACAGTCACTAAG ACGGACGATGATGTGGAATGGACGGACATTAAGCGCCATGCTTTGGAAGCCATTGCTAAGTTCTTTGAGAGTGGAGACCCCATAACAACGGGGGTGGCACACCATGAGAGCA GTCATtctgaagatgatgatgaggttGTATCGATGATAAAGGAGCTTCTGGACACAAGAATCAG ACCCACAGTGCAGGAGGATGGAGGCGACGTCATCTTCAAGGGTTTTGAAGACGGCACAGTCAAGCTGAAGCTGGTGGGTTCCTGCACGGGATGTCCCAGCTCTACGGTCACCCTGAGGAACGGCATTCAGAACATGCTGCAGTTTTATATCCCAGAGGTTGACGATGTGGAACAG GTGGAAGATGAAGTGGATGAAATCAATGCAAAGGTATTCTCAGAACTGGAGCGCAAATTGCAAGACTAA